The Carassius auratus strain Wakin chromosome 7, ASM336829v1, whole genome shotgun sequence genome contains the following window.
aataatatatatatatatatatatatatatatatatatatatatatatatatatatatatatatatatatatattgttatattgttatattgttatattgttatttcaaaatataataaaatactgcaatctatctatctatctatctatctatctatctatctatctatctatctatctatctatctatctatctatctatctatctatctatctatcgtgtgactgaaatgttatgccccttaacatactgtccGGCCGAAGCGACgagacataattatttaattataatgtttattttattataatgtcaaaacccattataaacgtgatataaacatgatttctagtcctgttctcttttggaaggccaaacaaagtcgTTTCCCTTTTTAGAGAAAGAAACGCTTCAAttcaaacgaacgaacaaacacatgaGAGCGATTTCAAAAGCTTAAGGAGCTGTCTGTTCTGCTCTCTTTAGATCTCATGAATTTCACACATCGATCgacctggatgttttaggcaatattaaaatcctagtggggacgtgtcccgtatgaacggcacATATGTCCTCCCtgtacagatcttcttcattcaccaagagcttgtaacactccaaagagaaaggaaaaattaaaattgcatcatatgacccctttaacccaAAAATTGACttaattaatgaaaattgtaatgttaaactgctgtctgtcagacttctctgtgtttacataaatgtcttgCAGGGCAATACCAACTCTGTGTTAGACACTAAATAGCAATAGCTTTGTCTCCATCcagctttttaatgcacattttaaccttttgaaagcaaaacaaaaatcctgaatggaaacggttcaaattcacataaaatattctaatgtgaataaaactttttaCGTGGATTGACTCgctaataaatgcaacataaatgcacatttgttgcaACTCTATCAGCTGTTTTAAGTTGTCCCTAAAGTTTTGATCCCACAGCGTTTCATGACTACTCTCCTGTCCATTTCTGATTTACATAACAGAGCTGTTTGATAGGGTTTATTTGCCAAATTTCTACGAATGCGCTTAAAAGGTGCAAAGGAATTGGATGGAAACCTGTCTTTTGACATCAATGCATAGAGTATCATAGATCCTAACAATACTGAACAAAAAGAAAGTGATTCATGGGATGTTGTGATATGAGAATGATCTATTTTCTTTCTAAGTGTTTAAACCGTTTAACCTTTAGTGCTTGAGGCCTCTTTAGGATACTGTTAGTTAGACACGTAGACAGCGAAGGTCTTCATTCAGAAGGCTGTTGTGGGGCCGGATCACAGTTGTCCCTTCCAAAGACATTTAATAAgatgaaatatgatatcaaacaccactgcctcctttcattttcattttcattcgttaaacatattaatagccgcagaaatgaagttcagggaaatgtgtaagcCTACATTCTATAAAACGAAATATTAATCAAACAGTAGcctattgtcttttttttttttcattttaacatattaatagattaactgaataaagaccaaagattacctgttaggtttacccaaaacaaaatatattgtattcttaaccactaaagagacccagctgatcgcatggagctcaccgtctccgacatcagcgaaacacattttttaatagacgcagtctttataaataaaccgcatatttgagttttaaacaactacattctcgcctgaaatagttAAAACACTATACCTTTTATGACACGATGAcagtaatatttcaaaaattaTCAAAAGAAATGGCGGTTGAAATTACATTGCTGCATTGCCACTCCCGAAAGCTCAGTAACGTTACCTTTGAACAAGTACCTcgcgagcagggactttctgagggacattttatttacccataactttatttagatcatggtagctgcggtggaagcacaccgagtaccagcccaaagtccatagtttctgggtaaagttcttgcgATGGAAATTTGGATAGAGTATGAAGATGCGATTTTAACTAACTTCACCCTATTCCACTGAATTATACCAAACTAAACAATCAGCACTCACTCAGATCaccagtattaatatataaagacttataaaacagattttatgttacatacctgagacatgttctttcctccaaaaatgttaaaatacttctgCTACCGTCCGTTGGCCGCGTAATTTCAAAAGTCAAACAGCAGCGATCCCACAATGCTATGCGGTGGctgtaaaaaaatgcttctacagtgtagttacaataatattacaggactgttcgttaatttcccatcatgcatttgaatttacaacaaaaacatgaatacagtgcATTGTTGtaacatttattgtaaaaattacatcaattccTAACAGTGTAGGTTTATTAAAGACATACCATACAGTGTGTTGCACGTTATTATGGGTGTTTAATAAATGTTGTGAACTCAGATCTTCAGATATCCAGATAGTGTTTGTATGTGATAATAGTTTATCACCTTATATAATGAAACTCTTAGATTAAAATAAGCTGCAGATGGGCTCTGGTCCCCGGTCACATGATGAGCATCAGTATACGCCTCTGTTTGGACTTCATTTCCCTGTAGTATGAAATAAAGAGAATAATTACTGCATCCTGTTCAAATATACATTTGAGGTGTGTTGATACAGATGGTTTCTGTGTGTTTAGCCAAATGATCCATCTAAAGAAGCTTTGTCTCGTCTTTGTGTATGAAATACTTTAAACAGTTCTCAGTCAGATTAATAATCATTTCCACAAATCCAATATTACATTATTCTTGGTTTCATGATTTTCAATATTTTGACTACTTTGACTTTATCattactatcattattattatttatttcattaattgactcttattattttaataatagtttttaattatgaaattatgaaaaattaagtaaaataaaagcataaataatttaaaaagaatgattgtccctttattttattataagtattactattattcattttatcttttcatttaatcCATCCTTTAATTGGAGCAAAGCAAGCAAAGGTCTGGCTTGCATTTCTTTTCTTGAACCTTAAATATTAGAATTTCAGGAAAATATGAATTTGAACTTTGCAttcacaaaatgtacacataatatAATCATATGATCATGTGATTCCCGTCCCTTCCCTTCGACTATATAAAGGACCTTTCTGTAGACTCTCTTCTGTTTTCAGGCAAACAGACAATTTCAGAGATTCACCATGAGACATTTCATTCTTCTTCTGTTACTTTCTTCTGTATGTTTCTTCACTATGAGTGAAGTTGTAGATAAATTTGACAAATGCAAACAGTTTTTCTTGGACAATACCGCTCCTGTCTTCACACCAGAGGACGTCTCTCTCAAACCCATCTGTCAGTGTCTTCTGGATGACAAATCTCAGCCAATTTATCTTTATGCAACTTTGTACAGCACGAGTCTGAAGATCCCCGTCTTCTCGGCGAATGTGTATAACCGCAGCAGAACCATTGGGAGATGTGACGCCTGGTACATTGAACCTCAGGTAAATGCTGTCCACATCTATATTACCAGAGTAAGATTAAAGGTGAAGTTTGTCATTTTGAGATATTACAACTGGTGTATTTAAGTGTTTGATGTATtaaaaagtcagttttatttaacattatttttcctCAATCCCTTTAGCTGGATGTACCTTCTATCAATGATAAATGTATGTTGTCCCAAGGTAATGGTAACAATATTGGCACTAATCAGGCTCCGAACAGCGACTATCATAAATCTAAGTATGACAGAGGTCATCTCTATCCTGTGCTCCACACCAACAATCATCTGCCACACCGACCAACGCAGCTCCACAGAAGTTGACTTTCAATCGTAACACATGGCTGAGACATGAGGAAGCTGTAATGACGGACCTGAACTCCTGTGATAAGGAGGCGTATGTGGTGACTGGTGTAGTTCCTGACATGGACGTCCCTAAACTGAAGAATAGAGTCTATGTGTCAAAGTATTTCTGGAGAGCCACCTGCTGTCTGAAGGATGGTCAGTACACAGGGTTGGGCTACTATGGACCGGACGAGAAAGGCAAAGTGAAGACTTTAACAAAAGCAGAACTTAACAAAAAGCTCCAAAAATTATACAATGTTAAAAATCCCATCTCAATTTTTCCAGGCAGAAATCACCAAAAACCGAATAGAAAATGTGGGCGGCAATAACCCTGTGATGCAGTTCATTGACACAGTTTATATGTTCCTcttgtgtaactcttgtgttctTCTTTCATATTTGCCCTTGAATTATGTGTTTGAAACTCCATAGATAGATCATAGAAATGTGTAAATTAGGCCACATTTCCAGTTCCCCATCCTCTTTGTCCAGACGGACTCGTGGCCTTGTGTGAGTCTGAAACAGCAGACATGACTGTACACATCCATCTCTGCTTGATTATCTGATTTCAGACCAGCAGAtggagacagagactgacaccGCAGATTTCAGCACTAGCATTTTTATAAAGCCTTAAATTACTTAAGAAATatgtttaaattcatattttcctCACAGCTCAGATTTCGAGATTTGGGAGTGCTGTACCACTTTTTGCTTTAACAATCATAACTAACTGGGTTGAGTGGGTTCTCAAactttaatatactgtacatttcttcaatatatacataaatttcATAATATACATCTTCTTCAAATCAAAGttgtaaatacagaaataaacacacacacacacacacacacacacacacatacaatgcatgtataaaataaacaaagctaGTCTTTGATGCATGATTTGGGGGCACAGTTTCAGATCAGTTTTGAGATCTTTTTCCAGTTGATCATCATATGTATTACCAGCAGATGGAGACAGAGGCAGAATTCAGGCTTATTCAAGgacagcttttatttatttagttgtattattattattattattgtatttttctttgcTTGAGCTATGTGTATCTGGGGGAGAATGGGAAAAtatcatatatgtgtgtatacagtacatctacAAGAATGCTGGCCggcaaaataaagagaaagatatTTCCAGAAATTATTCTCGAGCTATTAACTGCACTGCTGTGAAAGTGAGGTGAaagtatttacaatatttacgGGAAAATAACATAACAATGACAAAACTAAAATAACGGTAGGATGGGAGAGAACGAGAGCTGCcaaataaaagaaattaataaaacaaacagctAGCTTTTTGTAAAATAACTACCAAAAGAAAATTACAGAACGAAAAATAATGCCCTAAACTTCACTAACTACATTAAGACAAAACCAAACCCGTACAGCGGGTGGCCATCTCTCCTGAGTGTGTGTGATTCATCAGAATGACCCCACATGAGGTCAGTGTGTGTCACGTGACCTTCACACCGTTTCACACACATCAGATCTGGTGAAGACTGAACGGTCAACATAACCTGTACACTCTACACACTGTATTCAGCAAAGCACTTTCCAGAAGTATTCACACACATAACATAAAACTTTCACAATTAAGATGAAAGACAACACAACAGTGAGTGTACAAGCAAAGTGAGCAGAAGCTGAGACACGCGGGACAGTATCAGACCTTTAAACTGATGACTGGACAACATGGAGCAGAGTGTCATCCTCCAGAACGATGACTGACAGACCGACggagcacatacacacaaactacacacaaacATTACACAACTTACACACGTAACACTCCCCTCCTAAAGACTTAACTATAAATCATGAGCAAAGAAGAATCACACAGATTTAAGCTCTAGACGATGTGTCTGCAACAACATTTGCAGaacctttttaacattttatatttaagttataATGTTGAACAGTCAAGGACCATCACATTCTTGACAGGAAAACCAATGGGTTGTGATCTGTAAATACAGTCATGGGTAACGGAGGCGAGCCAGCATAAACTTACAAACATTGTAACACTAAAAGAAGTCCTACAGTTTCTTTTTCAATGGTTGAGTAATTGATCTGATGTTTGTTGAGTTTCCGTGAAAAATATCGAAAAATTCAGCTCTTTGAGTACAGGTTCTGTAAATTATTCACATTGTCAAAAGCTTGCTGTCAAGACACACAAAGGCACGATCCCAATTCtatttataccccttccccttccccagAGTGTCaagggtaggggagaaaatattcccctaaggattgtgacaccactaccatgacgtcacacgccatcattcgtcgtctagctcttataatgcacacatatactggtgtgctattgtgcattagagcctttaattatcgttctgtattaatgagctgcttactgacacacacacacacacatatcggaaatcgcgcagctcacacatccaggagaatataaacttgtcaacgctgccccatgacttttattaaatacagtttaaatactgaattgctacattatattttccagcgacgagaggatacaatcgctgtttttgagtaaactcactctaaaaagataaacacacagaCGCCAATACACACaacctccatctctctctctctctctctctctctctctctctctctctcgaatgggcaatatttgagaaaacgGTTTAGCGATTTCTGATTATtgggggattagcccccatcagtGTCTACGGAAGTTATCACCccgatcagacatatgctgttgcactatcatgcagtctttAATGATATGAcgaatattagcgattttttgcaaacatttctttgagtaacatgaccattaatatgaactcacaattgaatgtaacataaaacaaatgattacttttcgttaaaatctatatttatgccaacaaagcttacatttatgtgtctttttgttcgctgtagcagccatgttgccgagataattcataccccttcgtttgaagtgtggtcccgaaaagtCTTAGTTttaagggctatctggcccttccccttacccctacccctccaaccaaaagagaatcgagacacccctaccccttcacgtgaacgcgCGAAACggaggggaaaggggaagggctaaggagTAGATTTGGGATTGGGCCAAAATCTATGGCAGGACTCAACAGACTAGTAAGAGTATGTACAATGGTTGAACAATGTAGGCAAAAATTACGCTAAAAAGTCATGAGCACTGTAAACTCAACAATAATGGAGACTTTTGGACTGACAGGCCGGACTTGACCCTGACCGACTCTCTTGCCCAGGTATGTTAGGGTGGCCTTTCCAAActcacattttgcaagattaatcAGTAAAGAGGCATTGGCTAATCATTCAAACACTGGCCTAAGCAGGGCCAGATGTTCTTGCCAACCAGAGGAATAAGGCACTGGATCAGGAAGGTAAGCATTACAGTTCGGTACTCCGGAGCGTTTCGTAATCCGAATGCCATGACCTTATATTGGACAAAATCATCCGCTGTTACCCTATCCAGTTACCTGCAGTAAGTCTAACTTGGTTACAAATTTAGCAAAACCTAAATTGTCTATATACCCCTCCATCCTATGCAGGGGGTAACTGTCTGGGACTGTGTAACTGCTCCCTAAAATGGCTCACATAATCTAGTGTGTTTTCTTTTGGTGACTCATCTTCACTCCGCATTCCTTCTTTTAAAATGTTGAGCAGACACTAAATCTGCCGGACTAAACCCATGAACAGTCTCACGGAGGCCAAATAAAACTAAGGGGACACCTCCATCCCAGTCTTTACTAGAGCTCAGGCAGTATTTAACATTACACTGATTTGAGTGTTTGGtgaaaatgtgattattattcCTATGTAGTCCGATCTATTATAACCAGTGTGACAGATGGCATTGCTCTGgctcattgctaagaacttaaaaggtgattttctcaatatttagatttgtttttgcaccctcagattccagatttattaAATAGTTGTacttcagccaaatattgtcagatcataACCTTAAacctttcagatgatgtataaatttcaataaaaaagacccttaagactggttttgtggtcaaggctCACACATATATTTTCATCACTCATCAGTTTCACATTCTGCATATTAGTTTTATTTCCCCAGAAGCTTTCATTTCATGGTGAAATGCTCATAGGTTTCACTTTCACTTGCATTTACATTGTTAATGTCCTGGAAAACTGCTTTGAAACGTCATGGATTGTTAAAAGGTTGCAACATGTCTAGTTTGACACCACAGCTGTAGCACTTGTGTTGTTCTCAGCCTTTATAATGTTGTCCAAAGCAAAGGAGCTTAAATTACTCCGTCAGTTTTAATTATACAGATAAGaacaatacatcaatcgaatctgtaaattgtctacttttatttgtatacacaaataataacaacgtaaatgtgtgcttttataaaataaagagaagagtgaaataaaaaaaaaagtgaacgaGGACTTGCGGAGTGTCAGGTTGATGACAAACAAGAATGTCAAAAATATGTTGGATGCTGGTTATGTGATGCTTCTGATTTACTAAATGCATGTATATGAAAAGCTGTGATGCACACACCCTGagcaaattatgcaaattaatgTAAAACTGGAGTGTTGTAACTTCTAGGAGGGGTTTCTTTTTCCTGGAATTACAGTTGATGCCAATGGAGAGAGATTGTGAAGAAACgaaactgtactgtacataaatagGAGGAGAGAGAAGCAGAAATTAAAGAGAATCCATAGCTGATACCCCGTCAAGGTAAGTCTGACTCTCCTGATCATTACTGGTGTTTGCAAAGCCTAGGGTCACTCTTACTGTTGCTCATGCTATTGTGTGTACTATTGTATTAAAAAGTATCAAACTTCAGTGATGAACATGATTCGTCCAATCGGACTTTTCTAATCCATCACACAAGCAATCAGCAAGATAAGACTGTTGGATAACACAAgggaaataaatatattattactacaaaatcataaaagttttattttttttatttttttttttatttaaagctagAAAATTATGGAACACCCATTATTCATCTGTCAggtttatttttggaaaaccTCTACTTCCTCAAAATGAAAAGGAAATGTTATTCTGACATGATATTGTGTTTCATTTGATTGTCAAAAAGCAGAACTAATGCCACCAGAGGTTTAAGGGTTAAGTACTAGTT
Protein-coding sequences here:
- the LOC113105336 gene encoding endonuclease domain-containing 1 protein-like produces the protein MRHFILLLLLSSVCFFTMSEVVDKFDKCKQFFLDNTAPVFTPEDVSLKPICQCLLDDKSQPIYLYATLYSTSLKIPVFSANVYNRSRTIGRCDAWYIEPQLDVPSINDKCMLSQGNGNNIGTNQAPNSDYHKSKYDRGHLYPVLHTNNHLPHRPTQLHRS